Proteins from a single region of Gemmatimonadota bacterium:
- a CDS encoding phytanoyl-CoA dioxygenase family protein, whose amino-acid sequence MSDQQKAYFDTFGFLALRRVFSSAEMKVITAEAESLWREDLQTRPEATSYQAIVPFIERRPILSQLPRDDRIWEPIEDLLGPGFVWGQSEGNRGSFNETNNHEWHSDRAGQIDLNYTRIKIMIYLQEMDRDTGALRVIPGSHLPHFHCPLLALQPQTSGTSMDVFGVRGNELPGYILSVKPGDLIFFNQYLYHAVYDKREGRSYIAMKFASRPETSVHYEALCKHNQGADRLHDHFRNSDHPRIRAMVKNLLTWERQP is encoded by the coding sequence TTGAGCGACCAGCAAAAAGCGTACTTTGATACTTTTGGATTTCTGGCTCTGCGTCGGGTCTTCTCATCTGCTGAAATGAAGGTGATCACCGCTGAGGCGGAATCTCTGTGGCGTGAAGATTTGCAAACGCGCCCTGAAGCGACCAGCTATCAAGCCATTGTGCCCTTTATCGAAAGACGCCCCATCTTATCACAATTGCCCCGGGACGACCGCATCTGGGAACCCATCGAAGATCTATTGGGACCGGGTTTTGTATGGGGGCAATCTGAAGGCAATCGCGGTAGTTTTAACGAGACCAACAACCACGAGTGGCACAGCGATCGGGCCGGGCAGATCGATCTGAACTACACGCGCATCAAAATTATGATATATCTACAGGAGATGGATCGAGATACGGGCGCGCTGCGGGTCATCCCGGGTTCCCATTTGCCCCATTTTCACTGCCCCTTGCTGGCACTTCAGCCCCAGACATCGGGCACCAGTATGGACGTTTTTGGCGTGCGTGGTAATGAATTACCGGGTTATATTTTATCGGTCAAACCGGGCGATCTGATCTTCTTCAATCAATACCTGTACCACGCAGTGTACGACAAGCGAGAAGGGCGCAGTTATATTGCGATGAAATTCGCCTCTCGACCCGAAACCTCTGTACACTACGAAGCCCTGTGCAAACACAATCAGGGTGCCGACAGGCTGCACGATCACTTCCGAAACAGCGATCATCCACGCATTCGCGCTATGGTCAAAAATCTGCTCACCTGGGAGCGGCAGCCCTGA